The Bradyrhizobium sp. LLZ17 genomic sequence GAAAACCTGGCCTATACCGCCAAGCTGATGGGCCTGGCGCGCGCCCAGCGCGGGCGGCGGATCGAGGCAGCCTTGGCGCGGGTCGGCCTGGCCGAGGTCGCGTCGCGGCGCGTCGCCACCTTCTCGCGCGGCATGCGCCAGCGGCTGGGCCTTGCCGAGATCATCGTCAAGCGCGCCGAGATCGCGATCCTGGACGAGCCGACCTCCGGGCTCGATCCGCAGGCCACCCAGGAATTCCTCGCATTGATCGGGGAGTTGAAAGCCGAGGGCGTGACGGTGCTGCTGTCCTCCCACATGCTCGACCAGGTGCAGCGCATTTGCGATCGCGTTGCGCTGTTCCAGGCCGGCCGCATCGTGCTGATGGGCGCGGTGCCGGAGCTGGCGGTCAAGGTGCTCGGCGCCGGCTTCGTCGTGGAAGTCGAGGCCGAGGGGCTCGGCATCGCGCGGCGGCTCGCGATGATCCCCGGCGTGACCCAGGTCGAGACGCTTGCCGCCGATCGCTTCCGCATGACCGCGGAACGGGACGTGCGGCCGGACGCGGCGCGGGCCGTGGTCGCGGTCGATGGATCGCTGCGAAGATTGTCGGTCGACGAGCCGAGCCTGGAGGCGATCTATGCGCGGTATTTCCAGGCCCAGCCCACGGGGGACGTTCGTCATGCGGCGTGAGGGTTCACCGTTCCAGGGTCTGTCCACCGTCTTCGTCAAGGAGCTCGCGGATCACATCTCCAGCGTCCGCATGCTGATGCTGGAGCTGCTGATCGTGTTCACTGCGCTTGCCGCGCTCTACGAGGCGATCAACAGCCTGCGGCAGAACACCGCCGAAGATCCGTTCCTGCTGCTGCGTCTTTTCACCATCGACCAGGCGCCGCTGCCGTCCTTTGTTGCGATCCTCGGATTCCTCATTCCGCTGATGGCGATCGGCCTTGGCTTCGACGCCGTCAACAGCGAGCACAACCGGCGGACGCTGTCTCGTATCCTGGCGCAGCCGATCTATCGCGATGCGCTGCTGATGGGGAAATTTCTTGCAGCGCTCGCCACCATCGGCATCAGCCTCGCCGCCTTATGGCTCCTGGTGATCGGCCTCGGCCTGATCTTCCTCGGCGTGCCGCCGGGCGGGGAAGAGATCGCGCGCTCGCTGGTGTTTCTGGTGGTCGCGATCTTCTATGCGGGCGTCTGGCTGTCGCTGGCGATGCTTCTCTCGATCGTGTTCCGCTCGCCCGCGACCGCCGCGCTGGTCTCGCTCGGCATCTGGCTATTCCTGACCGTGCTGTGGCCGATGTTGGCCCCTGCGATCGCGCAGGCGATCGCACCGGTCGATCCGCGCTACGCAATGCTCGGCCTGAATGACCCCGCGACTGCGGTCTGGACCCAGGAACTGCTGCGGCTGTCGCCCAACGACCTGTTCGGCGAGGCGATGCTCGCGGTGCTGTCGCCGACGACGCGCACGCTCGGTCCGGTCTTCCTCGATCAGCTCCGCGGCGCCGTTATGGGCGCGCCGCTCCCGTTCGGCGAAAGCGTCATGATCGCATGGCCGCAGACCGTCGGCCTTATCGCGGGCACTATCGTGCTGTTTGCGTTCGGCTATGTGCTGTTCCAGCGGCAGGAGGTGCGAGCCTAAACTGATTGCGGTTTGCCCTCTCTTCCTCCAGAGACGGGCGAGAGAGGGTGGCCGGAGTTCCCCGCCGCGGCCACCCTCTCAACTCTCACCTATGGTCGCCCGATCTTCTCCCATAGCCATCTGGCAACCGCATCGGGCGAGGAGTTCGCGTCGTTGCCGGCGGCGCGCAAATTTGCTTCTCGCATCGTGGCGATGTCGATCTTGCCCAACAGCGGCTTCAGCGCGGCTTGCAATCGTTCGTCGCCGGCGCGTTTCGGTGCCAGCAACAGAATCGCATCGTAAGGCGGGATCGCCTGTTTGACATCGTCGAGCACGACGAGATCGTATTTCGCGATCAGTCCGTCGCTGGTATACCCCGCAATCACGTCGACCTCGCCGCTGGCGACCGCCGCATACATGAAGTCCGGCTGCATCTGCCGCTGCGCACGGAACTGAAGGCCGTAAGCTTTTGCAGCCCCGCCCATTCCGGGCGCGAGAAGAATTCGTAGTCGCCGGCGATCGACAGCGTCGATGCATGGCCCGCGAGATCGGCGATGGTGCGGATGCCGAGCGCGTCAGCGCGCTTCTTCGGCATCACCAGCGCATAGGCGTTCTCGAAGCCGAGCTCTCCGAGCAGGGTGATGTGGTCCCTAGCAAGTGCCGTCTTCAACTCCGCCACCAGTTCCGCGCGTGGCTTGATGTCGGTGCGGTGCAACTGGTTGGCCCAGAGCGTGCCGGAGTAATCGACATAGAGGTCGATGTCGCCGGCCTTCAGGGCCCCGAAGATCACGCTGGAACCGAGGCCCGATCGCGCGCTGGCCGGAAGGCCGGCCGCCTGCAGGCGATCCCTGAGCAGCGCCGACAACACATATTGCTCAGCAAACGTCTTGGCGCCGACCGCGTAGCCCGACGGCGAACGCCCCATGGTCGGCACCAGCGTCGCTGCGACAAGCGCGGCGATGCCAATCACGCCGACCCCCGCACGCAGACGGCTGCGGTGGCGCAGGCCGCTCTCGATCAGGCCGAGCAGTTGGTCGACGGCCAGCGCCAGCAGCGCAGACGCAACGCAGCCGAACAGCACGAACACCCAGTTTTGGGTTTGCAGCCCTGCGAAGATGTAGTTGCCGAGGCTGGTCTGTCCGATCGGTGTCGACAGTGTCGCGGTTCCGATCACCCACACCGCGGCGGTTCGGATGCCGGCCATCATCACCGGCAGGGCCAGCGGCAGCTCGACCATCACGAGCGACTGCCGCGCGGTCATGCCGACCCCCTCGGCGGCTTCGATCAGTGCCGGGTCGATGCCGTTAAGCCCGGTGATGCCGTTGCGCAGCACCGGCAGCATCGAATAAAGCGCGAGCGCCAGCATCGCCGGCAGGAAGCCGAACGCCGAGAAGGAGATGCCGAACCACGCCAGTGTCACGGACGCCGCAGCCAGCAGCAGCGGGTAGAACAGCGCGAGCAGCGCCAGTCCCGGCACGGTCTGCACGATGCTGGCGAGCGCGAGGAGGATACTTCGCGGTGCAGGTCGGTTGCGGGTGAGAATTGCCAGCGGCAGGCTGATGACCAGGCCGAGCGCAAGCGCGGCAAGGCTTACCCGCACGTGGTTGCCGAGATAATCGGGCAAATGCGACAGCGCCTCGCCCCAGCGTGGATCGGAGAAGAGGCTCATGCCGCACCGCTTTGCGGCAGCAGCGCATTCAGCCGCTCGACCTGGCGCCGCGGTGTCCGCAACAGCTCCAGCACATAGCTATCGCTGCTTTTCGAGAGCGCTGCCGGCGTGCCCTGTGCCAGCAGCTTTCCGCCGCGCATCACGGCGATACGATCGGCGAGCAGGATCGCCTCCGTCATGTCGTGCGTGATCATCACGGTGGTCAGTCCGAGTTTGCGATGCAAGCCGCGAAAGTCGTCGCCGAGTGCATCGCGGGTGAGGGGATCGAGTGCGCCGAACGGCTCGTCCATCAGCACGATGCGGGGGCGTGCCGCGAGCGCCCGCGCAACGCCGACGCGCTGGCGCTGACCGCCGGAGAGCGCATCGGGCAGGCGGTCGCGATGCGCGCTGCGATCGAGTTGCACGAGCTCGATCAACTCGTCGATCCGCGCAGCGATGGCGGCCGCCGGCTCGCCCAGCAGCTTCGGTGTGATCCCGATATTGTCGGCGACGCTGAGATGCGGGAACAGCCCGCCGCTCTGGAAGACGTACCCGATCCGGCGCCGGAGCGCGACCGGGTC encodes the following:
- a CDS encoding ABC transporter ATP-binding protein, producing MSDQQNEIPTTASKTTASDPVITARGLTRRYGKIEVVDAIDFDIGRGEVFGLLGPNGAGKTTTILMMLGLTEISSGEVSVLGFNPAREPLKVKRRVGYLPDAVGFYDQLTATENLAYTAKLMGLARAQRGRRIEAALARVGLAEVASRRVATFSRGMRQRLGLAEIIVKRAEIAILDEPTSGLDPQATQEFLALIGELKAEGVTVLLSSHMLDQVQRICDRVALFQAGRIVLMGAVPELAVKVLGAGFVVEVEAEGLGIARRLAMIPGVTQVETLAADRFRMTAERDVRPDAARAVVAVDGSLRRLSVDEPSLEAIYARYFQAQPTGDVRHAA
- a CDS encoding ABC transporter permease, with the protein product MRREGSPFQGLSTVFVKELADHISSVRMLMLELLIVFTALAALYEAINSLRQNTAEDPFLLLRLFTIDQAPLPSFVAILGFLIPLMAIGLGFDAVNSEHNRRTLSRILAQPIYRDALLMGKFLAALATIGISLAALWLLVIGLGLIFLGVPPGGEEIARSLVFLVVAIFYAGVWLSLAMLLSIVFRSPATAALVSLGIWLFLTVLWPMLAPAIAQAIAPVDPRYAMLGLNDPATAVWTQELLRLSPNDLFGEAMLAVLSPTTRTLGPVFLDQLRGAVMGAPLPFGESVMIAWPQTVGLIAGTIVLFAFGYVLFQRQEVRA
- a CDS encoding ATP-binding cassette domain-containing protein, with product MPSRPMIGYAQVTKSFGRLKAVDGVSLDIAEGEFVAVVGGSGSGKTTLLRLANRLIEADGGTITVEGEDVQNIDPVALRRRIGYVFQSGGLFPHLSVADNIGITPKLLGEPAAAIAARIDELIELVQLDRSAHRDRLPDALSGGQRQRVGVARALAARPRIVLMDEPFGALDPLTRDALGDDFRGLHRKLGLTTVMITHDMTEAILLADRIAVMRGGKLLAQGTPAALSKSSDSYVLELLRTPRRQVERLNALLPQSGAA